GGGGTGAGCAAGCACAGCCCCTGAGACCGAAAGCCTTCCTGGCTCCGCGTCTCCCGCTTTTCTAACCGTCCTGCCGAGAGTCCGCAGGAGGAAGGAAACATGGCGTAGGTGTATCACTCAAGTCAATAGTGGTAGCGCAACTGGACGATCACGAGCCCTTCGGCGGTGGGGCGGTAGACGAGGCGGTGCTCGTCGTTGATGCGGCGGGACCAGTACCCGGCCAGGCCGTGCCGGAGTGGCTCCGGCTTGCCGACGCCGGTGAAGGGATCGCGCATGGCCTCCTTGATGAGGACGTTGATCCGCCGGAGCATCCGGGGGTCGGTCTGCTGCCAGTACAGGTAATCCTCCCAGGCGTGGGTGGAGAA
Above is a genomic segment from Thermodesulfobacteriota bacterium containing:
- a CDS encoding Txe/YoeB family addiction module toxin, translated to MRLIFSTHAWEDYLYWQQTDPRMLRRINVLIKEAMRDPFTGVGKPEPLRHGLAGYWSRRINDEHRLVYRPTAEGLVIVQLRYHY